In Zingiber officinale cultivar Zhangliang chromosome 1A, Zo_v1.1, whole genome shotgun sequence, the DNA window gaaaccctaatcaacaatttCTCTTCCAAACTAAGTACCCAAATCAGAACCGTTACCTCTATGGTGGCAGCAAGTAGTAGAGCACCGCCGTGATCAATGGAGAGGTGTTGCTAGCCGCTTAATTTGCCATCAACAACTAAGATCTAGCATTATGGTGATCAACAACATCATGATGTCCTACAACCGAGATGAAGGAAACCTTGTTCTCTGGTGGAAGAAAATGAGGGCATGGCAAAATTAGGGCACGGTAACAACAAAGACAAAACCACAGTGAAGAGCAAACTAGGGCACGAACCTTTGCCCCTGGTTGAAGCCCAACTCGTGTAGAGGTGACCTCGGATGGGAAAGACCAGCACTTGTCGACGGAGGACTGagagctagggcagagggaaaagAGAGTTGGCTTGATCGGCACTGCTTGGGGCTTTGGCCGGCGGTAAGAAGAGAGGAGATGGGTCGGCGGCGATGCTAGGGCATGGCGTTAGGGCACAAGATGTACCTCTGGCATTGGGCGGCACCCGGCCTTGGCTATGGTGGTCGGTGGCACTGAAAAGGGGGCAGACCGCGGCTAAGGcactgcaagaagaagaagaagaagcgaggATCAAGCGAAGAGGAGTCGGGAGGAAGGTGAGGAGGCTCGGGAAGAAGATTCGGGTTTGGCGTTTTGCACGCTCGGGGAGATGGAACATCCTGCGGGCGCCGGTTaggagcggttagggcacgggcgtGAGAGGAGGCTCGGCGCGAGGAAATGGCGTCGGGGAGAACGAAAAGCAaatagaaaggaaaagaaaaataaacttttcctcatttaaatggggtacctTAAACGGACCTTTCTAGGGCCCAAATTTATCCCCGTAAattcgtccatacggtctccgaaatattcccgaaaaatttccaaaaattccgtaaaatttccttattattatctaccctttttccggtattttacaatgttagagtaaacaacataaattaacatatgaatgaacatatcattaatataaaaatatactacatattgttaacatataacaaactaaCATGAACTAAATAGACTAATACTATCCATACATAATGACAGTAATAATAATAGAACTCTAATAAATTAGATAGGCcaacaccactcccactaggatagaCACTAGTGTAGTGGCCAACATTATCCCTTTCAACTTAGACTCATTTGGGGTAGGTGGGGCAACTTCAAGATTCCCCATCGGATCTTCTTCTAGATCTTCCTCGAACATTTTtgggtcctcttcgaactcttcagAATCCTCTTCAACCATATGGTTAAGTAATTCCTCACATAATTCTGAATATGTGACGCATCCTTGATGACACCCCAAACATAGTCTACTATCACCTTAGGATACTCTAGCAATGAACACACCAaagcccagatcctataactgtccagggcTAGAAACTCTTCTTACTCAAGTTTCCAAATAGTTCATCAAGCCGTCTAACGTGTCTGTCGACTCCATCAACAAAGTTTTACTCTATCTCTTACATTTCCTCCCTGAGCTGGTTCTGCCATACTTCATGATGAGTCAATGTTGTAATTGTttgtgccatctgaaaaattaaaattatataagtcAGTACAAAGCCAATTAACCAGTACAAAATcggcttaattcaatttatacaggtatAGAAccaacattataaatcaagaaaaataaatcttctcgataTTTAGAAGTCTTAGTTGACTGACCCATTGGACCGGTCGATCAAGAATCTAGATCCTAAGATTGGTCCATTgccctcattagaactaatataATTGGATAGGGATTTctatacctatgttctgttattgtctAATCTAAACTCATTTtggtcaatctcagacttattaatCAAAGTCAGGTTCGTTTGATCAGCCTAATGTCCATTGGTTTAATCTGACCCATaccatttgatcaaatttgacccattagaacaaatttgGCCACTTGATTATTTTTGGTCAAAGTCCAATTAAATCAACCTAAATCGATTCTCGTTTGGATCAAATTGATTTAGATAAACTAACTAATGATTTAATCTAAATTGATtctaattagaaaaaaaataatttgattaaaCTAACCTTGATGGTTGGGTTCAGTGAACGAGATTGAGATTTATATCCAATTATAATTAATATCTAATATGCATTAATTAATTGAGACTTGAATCATTAAGTATATAAgctaacatttttttatttttaaattttgaattcctCTTATCAACGGAACTCAgccatgcaaaaaaaaaaaaacgttataaattttttaaaaaacatttctcATAAAGCACTGTACTTCGTTATCATGTTTCCTTCTACGTTCGTTTTCTTCGTTACACGCCACCCACCTTACACGCCATCCACTACCTCCATGCAACCGTGACAGACACAGTTGCCAGCCATGAAGGTCAATCTTCAGCCTACTCAGACGGTGGTTGGTCTTTTCTGGCACTGGACACTGGTCGACCTCAGCCCAATGACATCGTCGATCGCTCTTCTACGCGCCCCAACCACTAGCCATTATCGGGCATCGTCGGCTTCGGAATGCTATTGCCGACGTATCCCCGTGGCTCGAGCCCAACTCCAGTGGAAATCACAAAACTATCACGATTTTCCAACCTGACGCAATGAGTTGCCCAGCAGTGGCGCTAATGCCGACGAGCgacttgttggaatgtatactaaaatcctaacttttgtaaatatttatttttgaaataaaagaatcacattggtcaatatctgcatttatttgttaaatataattgttcaattaatttatatagtagataacatggagtgtggtgtcacactcagaatatCATGTTGTCAGTTCACTATGTAAAAATCAttaatagacttcggatattatccgaagtaataggtacTTAATTACCAAAGTAGACacacgtgaagtaaaagggtaaattttttacttcaccacacattaccgaagtctatcaccggttAAAAATCGGTTAAAAATCGAACCATTTTCGAAGTAAAAAAGCTCTATTACTTCATTAAGACCTTTAAAAATACCGAAGTAAAtgatgatatattacttcataagTTACGTTATTTGACGAAGTAAAATATGTATACGACttcacattttttaaattttggtatAGTAAATGTTTTATTTTGCTTCCGTATAATTTGACTTAGTCGAAGTATTTATTATCGTACTACTTCATCAAAGTATAGAAGTAATAgagcatattttactacaacaaaaaaatTCAATTGTAGCGAAGTAATTGATACGAACTACTTCCCAAATTTGATCAGTAGTGaagtaaatagttttttttaactacGCAACTATTTAAATTTATAGAAGTCTTTTGTGTTGTATTACTCCATCATTTATTCGTACCATCGAAGTAATTGataatattttactacaatataattttaattgaccaAAAGAGTATATGATCACACAATATTTTTCACtatcaaaattaaacaaatatatcataaatatgtatcaaatacaacccaaaagtgtattcataaaagacacgtttaaccataacccaaaagtttttgtatccataaatctctaaataaaTCCAAAATTTATATCACAGCCTACACTTAAGCACCTATATAGAAGTAGACGAATccgctccattcacttctgacttcagcatactgagattgattgtaatactgcTTGTTTTTATGTTGCAAACTGAAACATAAATAGAAGTTTAAGAGTCAATGTAAAATGAttcaatatttcataaagaagatattttataaagaagaaattcaccttcaTCTCCAATTGGGGATAttcatccaagactatctctttcatgtatcGCATTatacaatatccacattcaataCCACCTTTTTGCTTTAGATTACCCTAATCAAATTGAAAATGTCATCAATAAGTTataatccaaataataagaattattaactgatgtctaaatacatagtcacaataCGTACCGTCAATTGTTTAAAACCAGATCCTTTTGAAATACCACTTGATGCATTATATAACTTGATCCGACTACattgtaaaaaatagaaaattattttttcaacctCTAATGAATTTAATGTATATATTCACAATCAACATAATCTACTACCtacttggtcacaatagtttgccAAGCTTGATCTCGGTTCCTATTACTCAAAGAGtcaaataaatatatcatatttttatctttattaattGTAGTCAGAATCCAATGGTACATGGATAAatgaaaatataacattgactagTATGTAGTaggaatttataaataattaaaatcttacccagTGTTGTATGGAATGAAGCAGATACTATCTCTGTTTGATGCTCTCAACTGCTCAGCAATATGTTGTGATAATTTACTGCCTTCTTTGTCCACACCACATGTTGGTATGTGACCAGGATCCACAAATGAAACATACTcagctctattttctttcttcaagTATTTGTAAGGGTAACTGCAAGATAATTGCAAGGTAATGATAAAGTAATGACAAATCTAAAtataccccatgtaaaccaaacAAAAATATGTGAATAAATATTGCAAACAAAGCACAACATTTGaacaaatattgtatttaagacataacataccccatgtaaaccaaaattTGCCTAGCACCTATCTCTTTCATCTCCATAAAACACAAGATATCTTCTCTTAGCAACCATACACTTTTAGGACATCCAAACATAACTTCATCAAATTCTATGTGTATACTCTCATCTTCCGGCATCAATTTGACAACATATAAATAGATATACTTACATGCCATCGATAATGTTTTTTCAATTTCCTTGTACTTGTTCTGATGACCATGAATATCCAATAGAGGAAATGATTATGGTTGCACATTCTTCtacaataatttaaaatattcataTGAGTATTCAAAtgataattaagatttaaaaataccTTTTTCGTTGGTAAAATTATCAACTCTTTAGGCCAAGCAACAATTGCTCCAACAGCATCATTGACGATTGTTGGTCCAGACCGAATTGGGATTGGGAGCTCTGCTCCTTCATCTATGACAACATTAATAGATACCTTGAAATTCCCTTCCCCAAGTGGAACATGATGAATCAATATATTTGGGTCTCCTTCTGATAGTATTGTGGTGTACGTCATCACATTTTCATGTTGTTTCACGGCCAAGTTTTTTGTtttcaaataaataaacaaatgaatGAAAGGGCAAACAATTTTACCTCCTGcagaattaaataaaaagaaaacacaCCCACTTTGGTATCATACTCTTCATTGCGGAGGACCTCTGGGGCAATGTATCCGCCTATTCAAGGAAATGAAAAGCAAAGTAAGCCAAAACAAAAACACTAAATGAGATAATAGAGTATAGATGCATAATTGTACTCAAATGCGGTGTCTAGAGAAGTTAAAGGCTTATCCTCCCTTACAGTTTTTGTCATTTTTAACATCTTGCTAATTCCAAAGTCTGCTACTTTTAGATGTCCAGAATCATCCTGCAAGATATTTCTGATAAATCAATAGATCAAATGAAatcttatttaaattaaaaaccaACATGATAACATAAGCTGAACTCTGTGTATAATGAAAGAAAAGACAAAACTATGCAATCACTCACGATGGCTCAAGATCACGGTGAATGATGGCTTCTGGTTTATGCTCATGCAAGTAATTCATGCCTCTGAAATTTGCTTAGTCACATATTAGATAACAGAAAAGAGTCGAACTATTAACTTAACAAGAATGATAATTTAGACTTAATTCATTCTTTATTACTAATCCACCTAGCAATATCAAGTGCAAACTTGATCGCCATCCTCTGACTTGGGCGCTTCTTATTCAAATAAGCACGAAGATCACCCTGCATATTGCATTAGCAAAGAATTGAACTAAATTGATAAGGAAAGTTTGTCACGCCAAACACTCAAAAAACACAGAATAAGAGAGGTTGAAAATAACTGCAAAAACCAAACATAGTCAATTATCACGGCACAGTTAGACAGCATGGCCTAGCACCAGAAGGGCATAAGATAAAGTGCCATAGTAGATTGAAGTAAAAACTACTATTAGATAGTTTAATATGACATATACTCCCAATACcaagaataatatttatgaagGTCGAGAAAAAACCTTTGGTAAATACTCGGTGACAATCATCATTGGACTACTTTGAGTAACAGCTCCCAGGAACTGCACTACATTTGGATGCCTTATTTTTTGAAGTAAGGCAAGCTCATCAATAAACGCACTCctgtagaaaaaaaatctaattgaAAACTATATATGTATCTCAAGAAACCAAGATACTAATATCCCCACAGGCCACAAAACATTATAATTTTAGCAAACAGAAATTTCACCAAGTAATATAGGACCAACCCACACTTTATCCTCATTGGTCATGACTTCTTCACCAAACATTTTAATAGCAACTTAAATTCCACGCCATGTTGCTAACAGAAATGTgccctgaaaaataaatttataaaaggaatgtttagaAAGACAAATACCACTAAATCAATTTAGGCAAATACTATTGTTTAGTAAATTAAGCAATACAAACCAAGGACATTTGTTTAGCAAAATAGATAGAATTTGTTCATTAAAGATGAACGAGAATAAATATGTCAGAGAGCAGGTTGGAGTAACCCATGCCATGTATTTCATTGCCTCCATATGAAAAGTATCGAGATGAGGGGTAAATAAGTGAGCACAAAACAGTAAGTTGTAACTCTCACTGATCAATTGAGAATGGAATGAAGGAAAGTCAATGATTCGAGTTGCAGAGGAGACATTTCTCTATCTCCGTTCAGGCAGTTCAACAACAGAAGGATTACTTTTGAACATGGATTTCAAAACAGAGCTAAAAGCTACGGCCTCTAATGGAGGGAAACGAGGGGTGACTTTCGATCGACCTCTTTGTTTACTGGTATGGCCACAAATTATCAATAAGTTAAAATTTATCGAGTTAGAAATTTTACTGATAGAAATTTTACTGATCGAAAAGGAAGAAACCTAGTGTCGGGTGACTCTCGGCGTCAAGGAGAAAATGTcgaaggagaagttgtcgtctcGCGTCGAGGAGAAACGCCGAAGGAGGAGGTAGCCATCGGGGGGAGGGGCACGAAGGAGAAGGCTGGTGTCGAGTGGCTGTCGTGCGTCAGGGAGAAATCGCGACGAGTGGCCGTCGCACGTCGGGGAGAAAGCGATGAAGAGAAAACGGGAGAAGTAAAGTGCAGATCTAATGTTTAGGGTTCGGTGCAAATTCCTTATAATAAACCAATTCAACTTTTAAGCAACTATAGCACCAATATTAATCTATTTAACTTATTACTTCACcaattatttatataaaatttatttcatAATTTATTACTTCTCCAAATATATATTATGAAGTAAAAagtcaaataaaattagaagtgagGCCCATGTTTTTAAACCTATGAAGTATAAAATTGTATTTACTGCATCAAATTTATTAtcgaagttgattattatatatTACTTCGCAATAGCTGATTGCCGAAGTAAACAGTGGCGAAGTCTAATGTCTATTTTCACATAGTGGTTCtccataaattataaacagttgctcacgactaagatggaaaggaacaaattgttggtgcggttagcactaacgatttaacccaggttttgatgaatgacaaataggttaagttaggtttattgttgatctaacactctgatcgagtgtgcaggataagtccagacaggtcgacgggctgaccggatgtctggcacgaagcccagctaggtcgacaggctgaccagatagctggcacgaagtccaagtgggtcgacgggctgaccggacgcttaggcacgaagcccagctaggtcgacgggctgaccggatagctggcacgaagtccagacgggtcgacgggctgaccggacgtctggcaggtaagtgaggtaagtcactggaggggagtgactgcgaggacacgttcccaggaagggaacattaggcgtcaatccggctttgatccatttcggatatctaagtcgagatcgtgactagattccggtctcggaaagacggaatctaagtcatactcttttctttttaaatcatattactttagttgtgctaacaatctgttttgcagaatatatatttgcctcggacttactctgttttgtaggaaaggaagtttctggaaataggaggttcgggcgcccggaagggatccgggtgcccggaggtgaattttatccaggccgagtcgtcgccacgtggagttcgctgattagacctgccacgtcgcaccagggcgcccggaagggatctaggcgcccggagcagcatataaaagaagccccaggggtggagcttcaaaaacaactgagaactcttcgactgcttgctctgctgctctacgctcctgcgacgctaacaaagccccgacaaagtgctccttcttctttggttaattttcttgtcggtatcactttatttccattagcatttctgtaccttaatttgtaatagtatttcgaattgctagtgaattgcccaacgaaagtactcaaggagtacgggccttcgagtaggagtcgtcacaggctccgaacgaagtaaaaaacaccttgttcagtttgcctaagtttttattattccgctgcgcttaactcctCTAtcaacgtttcacgatccaacaagtggtatcgagcagtaccgctctgatttggtgcaaccaccaatcagacagggggtgaaattttctttcttctttttcgattAATTTAGTATTATTACGCTTTGAATTTTTtcattgcaattaaatctaaattggtgcaacaccaatttagatacttatattatttttcttcttctgcactactaatccaagaccaagtcttgggatttttgtttttcttttctttcttctgtgcgcaggactaaaatgtctcagacagaaggattcagcagagtacgacctccactcttcaacggggacgattttccgtactggaagaagcacatggaggtttacctcaaaacatacttcgaccagtggatgagcgttacgagaccctataaaattccagcgaacagctccgggaatatactggatcctgaagactggacagcagatttgaagaaaaaggcgtcaacagaaaataaagcgatcaacactctacagtgcggattaacaagagaagaactgaacagagttggtccacacaaaaacgctaaagagctgtgggacaaattgatcgagctgcacgagggaacgagcgacgccaaggtaacaaaacgagacctgcttttaaataaaattcttaatataaaaatacaggaaggtgaaacggcgaatcagctccacgcgaggatcaaggacatcctcaacgggcttcatgcgataggccaccagatggaaaatagagacttaataaggtacgcattaaatgcttttccacgtaatagtttgtgggcatcaatcgtagatgcctacaaaatttctaaaaatctttctaagttaaaattagacgagcttttctgtgaattagaattacatgaacaaactaatgctggagccgagaagggcatagctttatttgcaggttcctccaaagaaaagaagagcaagcctgaatatgaagaagattccgaccaagactccgaagatgaagaacacctggtgaacttggtaagaaaaatgttcaccaggagaaaaaggagcttcagcaaaaaggaccttcaaagatcagttctccctcagaacaaaagaacgtgacttgcttcggctgcaataaaaagggacactacaagaacgaatgcccaaaactgaagttcgacaaaccgaagccaaccaaaaagaaggccctcaaagcaatgtgggacgactcctcggacgaatcggaggaagaagagcagaaacatcagagccacctcgcactgatggcccgcgaagttgAAAgcagacgggtctgaa includes these proteins:
- the LOC121999726 gene encoding integrin-linked protein kinase 1-like yields the protein MRIKCGSAFIDELALLQKIRHPNVVQFLGAVTQSSPMMIVTEYLPKGDLRAYLNKKRPSQRMAIKFALDIARGMNYLHEHKPEAIIHRDLEPSNILQDDSGHLKVADFGISKMLKMTKTVREDKPLTSLDTAFERIHCPRGPPQ